From the genome of Vicia villosa cultivar HV-30 ecotype Madison, WI linkage group LG2, Vvil1.0, whole genome shotgun sequence, one region includes:
- the LOC131648577 gene encoding dolichyl-diphosphooligosaccharide--protein glycosyltransferase subunit STT3A-like: protein MYTANRKVHSVWAAAEAYSAPSIVLTSHSHDGLHVFDDFREAYAWLSHNTEVDDKVASWWDYGYQTTAMANRTVIVDNNTWNNTHIATVGTAMSSPEKAAWEMFHSLDVKYVLVVFGGQLYFSY, encoded by the exons GTTCACAGTGTATGGGCAGCAGCAGAAGCTTATTCAGCCCCTTCTATCGTCCTAACATCACATTCACACGACGGGCTTcatgtttttgatgattttagagAGGCTTATGCTTGGTTGAGTCATAACACAGAAGTAGATGATAAA GTGGCTTCTTGGTGGGATTACGGATATCAAACAACTGCAATGGCTAACCGAACTGTTATTGTTGACAATAATACCTGGAATAACACGCATATTGCTACTGTTGGTACTGCAATGTCTTCTCCAGAAAAGGCTGCTTGGGAAATGTTCCACTCTTTGGATGTCAAATATGTTCTTGTTGTCTTTGGAGGTCAGCTTTATTTTTCATATTGA
- the LOC131648578 gene encoding WAT1-related protein At3g30340-like — QQTTNLKEGIFKMQCHVLCKPVTTLIIVNLALAFVNLLLKMVLNEGMDYMSIVTYRQAISFVFMTPIAWFYEGKHKLEARIICLLFLSALVGVTLPQYLFLLGLGYTSATVSCAFLNMVPVFTFIMSLPFGIEKVNLKIKSGKAKTLGAIVCIGGVLLLAFYKGIPLNNPQSQHIAHRDTNGPPAAKLEKWIVGSILLTAGCILWSSWFVLQAKISKKYPYQYSSTAILSLFATIQSTILTLVIKGKNGSWIVKGKLEIVCVIYSGLVGSGLCYVAMSWCVKQRGPVFTAAFTPLLQIFVAVLDFSILKEEIYLGSIAGSALVIVGMYILLWGKSIEEEQYVMKDTQGNQDVECQ, encoded by the exons CAACAAACTACGAATTTGAAAGAGGGGATTTTCAAGATGCAATGCCATGTATTGTGCAAGCCAGTTACTACCTTGATTATAGTTAACTTAGCTCTTGCTTTTGTCAATTTACTTCTCAAAATGGTTCTCAATGAAGGAATGGACTACATGTCAATTGTAACATATCGACAAGCAATTTCATTCGTCTTCATGACACCTATTGCATGGTTCTATGAAGG gAAACACAAACTGGAGGCTCGCATAATATGTCTCCTTTTTCTATCTGCTCTTGTCGG AGTAACACTTCCCCAATACCTGTTTCTTCTTGGACTTGGGTATACATCTGCTACAGTCTCATGTGCATTCCTCAACATGGTACCTGTATTTACATTCATCATGTCACTTCCATTTGG GATAGAGAAGGTGAACTTGAAAATCAAGAGTGGCAAAGCCAAAACCTTGGGAGCAATTGTGTGTATTGGTGGAGTTTTGTTGTTAGCCTTTTATAAAGGAATTCCCTTGAACAACCCACAATCTCAACACATAGCACATAGAGATACAAATGGGCCACCAGCTGCAAAGTTAGAGAAATGGATTGTAGGATCAATACTTCTGACTGCAGGTTGCATTTTGTGGTCTTCATGGTTTGTTCTACAAGCAAAGATTAGCAAAAAGTATCCATATCAATACTCTAGCACTGCTATTTTGTCACTTTTTGCTACTATTCAATCAACAATATTAACTTTGGTCATCAAGGGAAAGAATGGCTCATGGATCGTCAAAGGAAAGCTAGAAATAGTGTGTGTAATATATTCT GGATTGGTGGGATCGGGGTTGTGCTATGTCGCAATGTCATGGTGTGTCAAGCAAAGGGGTCCAGTTTTTACTGCAGCATTTACCCCTCTTTTACAAATATTCGTAGCTGTTCTCGATTTCTCAATACTAAAGGAGGAAATATACTTGGGAAG TATTGCAGGATCTGCCTTGGTTATTGTTGGCATGTATATTCTTTTATGGGGAAAAAGTATTGAGGAAGAGCAATATGTCATGAAGGATACACAAGGAAATCAAGATGTAGAATGTCAATGA
- the LOC131645909 gene encoding uncharacterized protein LOC131645909, whose translation MVIPPPIRPPRIINFLKPYVLKMHFTNKYVTAQVIHTPTATVASSASSQEKALRSTLETTRDVAAAAKIGKLLAERLSLKDIPAVAVHFKREQRYHGKVKAVIDSLREAGVKLL comes from the coding sequence ATGGTTATTCCACCTCCGATAAGGCCTCCAAGGATTATAAATTTTCTCAAACCCTATGTTTTGAAGATGCATTTCACAAACAAGTACGTCACTGCTCAAGTGATCCACACTCCAACTGCTACCGTAGCTTCTTCCGCAAGCTCGCAGGAGAAAGCCTTAAGATCGACATTGGAAACTACTCGCGATGTTGCTGCCGCTGCGAAGATCGGGAAGTTACTTGCGGAGCGTCTTTCGCTTAAGGACATTCCTGCGGTTGCTGTTCACTTCAAGAGAGAACAGCGGTATCACGGAAAGGTAAAAGCGGTTATTGATTCTCTGAGGGAGGCTGGTGTTAAGTTGCTTTGA